The Lacticaseibacillus pabuli region ACGTACAGCCCTTAAGGAGGAATTGTGATGGCGCAGCAAAATGGCCCTAAACCAGATGCAACGAGTGATCCGCAGTATGCATCTGTCGACCGGCTGGCACAATTAACTGCCAATCCGGCTATTCCGCGGCGCAAACCAGGCGCGCGGGTAGATTACAACAAACTAGCTAGTGAGATGAAGCATCAGGATGATGATTTGTTTCTGCTAGCTGATGCGCGACATGATGGGGTGCCGCTGGCTCAGGTCGAACAACCCAAACCAGCGCAACCGGCGACTAAACCGCCCCTTCAGGCAACAAGCGCCAGTGCCAAACCAAGTGATGTGCAAACAACGACAAATTCAGCGCCAACGCCTGACAAAATCGAGCAGGCGGTAACTGCGGGCCAGAAATCCGTGGCTAGCCCTGAAAAGCCGGTGGGTGCGCAATCCTGGCCCGTGACGGTACAAAAACCCGCCCCACGGCCTCTGGTGGACGATCAGCCTGCTGAGCACCAGCACGTCATGAAACGGAGTGGTTTGTCACCGCGTTTCAATCCCGTGCCGAACTTCGCACAGGTCGATCAAGCGTATGTCGCATATCGCAATAATAAATAAACAAATAATTTCGGAAAGAAGATTCGTTTAATGACTGAGACAGATTACTTTATTGGTATCAAGGGTTCAGGGATGAGTGCGCTTGCCCTGATTTTGCATGATTTGGGACACGAGGTTCTGGGCAGTGACATCACCCAGTACACTTTCACTCAGCGCGGGTTGGAACAAGCTGGCATCGAGTGCTTACCATTTGACGCCGCTAACTTGAAGCCCGGCTACACCGTCATCGCAGGGAACAGTTTCACGGATGACCATCCAGAAATTGTCCGCGCCCGCGAACTGGGTCTCACCATTTACCGCTACCATGAATACCTCGGGAAGTTAATCCAGGGCTACACGAGCATCGGGGTTGCCGGTGCGCATGGGAAGACCAGCACGACTGGTCTGCTCTCACACACATTGAGTGGCATTGCCAAGACGAGCTACCTCATTGGGGATGGAACCGGTGTCGGCGTCAAGGATTCCAAGTTCTTTGTCTTCGAAGCCGACGAATACCGGCGTCATTTCTTGGCCTACAGCCCCGACTATCTGATCATGACCAACATCGACTTTGACCATCCTGACTACTACACGGGCATTGAAGATGTATACGATGCTTTTGAAACTGAGGGTAAGCAGGTTAAGAAGGGCATCTTCGCATGGGGCGATGACCCATGGCTGCGTAAACTCGACGTTGACGTGCCCGTTTATTACTACGGGATTCACGATACGGATGACTTTATTGCCAAAAACGTTGTCCGCAACACTAAGGGCTCCGAGTTTGACGCTTACTTCCACGATGAACTGATTGGTCACTTCATGGTGCCACTGTTTGGTGAACACAGCGTCCTTAACGCGCTGGCAGTCGTAGCTGTTTCCTACACGGAACACTTGCAGCCAGAATTCATTGCGCGCGAACTGGCTAACTTTGGTGGGGTCAAGCGCCGTTTCTCCGAAACCAAGCTCGGCGACATTACGCTGGTTGACGACTACGCGCACCACCCAAGTGAAATTAGTGCGACGCTGGACGCTGCCCGGCAAAAGTACCCAGATAAGAAGCTGGTGGCAGTCTTCCAGCCACACACGTACAGCCGCCTGATTGCTTACCTGGACGAATTTGCCCAGACGCTCGACCGCGCCGATGAAGTCTACCTGACCCCAATCTTTAGCTCGGCCCGTGAACAAAGCGGTAGTGTGTCCTCTGAAGATTTGGGCGCTAAGATTAGTCACGGTGGGACGGTCATCACGCAGGACGACCTGACCCCATTGCTGGCTGAACACGATGCGGTTCTCGTCTTCATGGGGGCCGGTGACATTCAGAAGTACGAACGTGAATACGAAAAACAGCGGGCAGCGCAAAATAAGTAAACTCAGACTTTAGTCGGTGGACGAATAACACTGGTGTCTGTATAATTGCCTATTAAATAGAATTGAATTTGAAAGGATGATTATATGCAAGAGCGGCGTTCTGTTTCGGAAGCCGGACTCAGCGGCTTCTTCGGTCGCGTCTATGGCAACATGGCTTTAGGATTATTAACAACGGCGGTGGTTACCGGTCTGTTGATGACGGTCTTTAAAGCGCCATATCTCGCGCTCATGACGAGCACCCCGATGATGCAGTGGGTGTTCATGTTCCTCCCGTTGCTATTTGTGATTTTGGCCTCCACCGGTAACTCGGTTCAAAATCCGGGCCGCGCGCGTGTCATGTTTCTCTTAATGTCCGCGAGCGAGGGGACCACGATGTCCGTGATCATGATGATGACCAGTACCACGACGGCGGTCGCCGCATTGCTGGTCACCGCGGTCATCTTCGGTACCATGTCGATGGTCGGTATCTTTGGCAAACGTGATTTGAGTCATGCGGGTAACATCGCAATAACCGCCCTGTTCGGGGTCATTGCGATTTCCGTGCTGAACTTCTTCATGCGTTCCACGGGTGTCGCTATGCTGATTAATTACGTCATCCTGGGTATCTTTATTATCCTGGTGGCAGCTGATAACCAGCGGCTCAAGCAGTTTTACGCTAGTGCTGAAGCACAGGGCGATGTTGCGGTCAGTTCTTTGGCCGTGCAAGGTGCAATCATGTTGTACCTGGACTTCTTGAACCTGTTCCTGACCATCATCCAGATCTTTGGGATTGGCGGCAACAATAACAACTAAAGTGATTCACCATTTGGGGGCTGCGCTTGCGTAGTCCTCTTTGTGTGTCTGCAACCACGAACAGCTGTAATCTGCTAAAATAGAGTGTGACAATTACGGAATAAGAAAAGGGGTAGCAATTTGGCTGACACAGTATTGCTGATTGATGGAAATTCCATCGCCTTCCGTGCATTCTTCGCGACGATTAACTCGCTTGATCGGTTCACGAACCACGCGGGGGTGCACACGAACGCCATCTTTGGTTTCAACAACATGCTCGATATTTTGCTGAAACAGGTGGAGCCTAGCAAGGTGCTCGTTGCCTTTGATGCGGGCAAAACAACGTTCAGAACGGAAAAGTACGGGGATTACAAGGGTGGCCGCCAAAAAACTGCCAGTGAGCTCCTGGAACAGATGCCCCTGATTAAGCAAATGCTTGATGGCTACGGGATTGAACATTACGAACTCAAAAATTGGGAAGCTGACGACATTATCGGCACCATGGCCAAGCAGGCAGAAGCAGCCGGTGATGACGTCATCGTTGTCACGGGGGACCGGGACCTGACGCAACTGGCTACAGAGAAGACGACGGTCGCGGTGACTGTGCATGGGGTTCAGGAACTTGAAGAATACACGCCAAAGTATGTCGAAGAAAAGTTAGGGATCACGCCTAATCAGATTATCGACATGAAGGGACTCATGGGCGATACTTCTGATAATTACCCCGGTGTGCAGAAGGTCGGGGAAAAGACTGCCATCAAGCTTGTCAAGCAGTTCGGCTCGATTGAAAACCTGTATGACAACATCGATACGCTCAAGACCAGTAAAATGAAGGAACATCTGATTGAGGACAAAGATAAGGCCATCATGAGCAAGGACCTGGCCACGATTCGCCGGAACGCGCCAGTTGAAAAGTCGCTGGATGACATTGGCTATTCTGGTCCGAACGTCGAAGTGCTCCGCGATTTCTTTACTGACATGGGCATGAAGGGCGCGCTCGCCAAAATCGGTGGCGCCGAAGAAAAGCCGGCACCAAAGGCTAAGTGGTCCGTGCTGAGCGCGGCAAATATTGGCGATGCCCTCAAGCTGAAGTCACCCGTAGCATTTGGTCTGGAGATGCTTGACGATAACTACCATAACGCGGCAATCTCGGCGTTCTACGTCGGGGATGCTGACCAGACCTTTGTGAGTGCCGATTTGAGCCTGCTGGATGATTTAGAATTCCACATGTGGCTCGAAGACCCGGCCCGTGAGCTGACTGTTTTCGATGCGAAACGGATGATTGTCGCCGCGGCACGACTGCAGCTCAACATTCGGCCAGCATGCGATGAATTGTTAGCTTCCTACCTGCTGGACCCTGACGATAACAGTGCTGACTTGGGCACCATGGCACGGCGGCGAAGTTACTTAGAGCTGCCAAGCGACGCAGAGGTTTACGGGAAAGGCGCCAAGCGCAAGCAGCCTGAAGATGATGTCTTCTATAACCATTTGGCACTCAAGTCACAGGCGCTATTGAAGTTACGCGCTGGACTGCTCACTGACCTTGAAAAACAGGGCGAAACGGATTTGTTTACCAATCTGGAAATGCCGCTTGCTGGTGTCTTAGCCAAGATGGAAATGCGGGGCATCAAACTCGAGCCGGATACTTTGGCAGAGATGGGCAAAAACTTTGAAGGTAGCCTGGCCGTCATGGAACAGGACATTTACCGTGAAGCGGGCCACGAGTTCAACATCAACTCGCCAAAGCAACTGGGGACGGTGCTCTTTGAAGACCTCGGTTTGCCAGCCGTAAAGAAAACCAAGACGGGGAACTACTCCACTAACGTTGAAGTACTCGAACAGTTGCAGTCCGCACACCCCATCGTGAAGGATATCTTGAGCTGGCGCGAGCTGTCCAAGATTCAGTCCACCTACGTAAATGGTCTGCAGAAGGCGCTTCAGCCGGACGGGCGTATTCATACCCGTTATCTGCAGACGCTGACGCAAACGGGCCGCTTAAGTTCCATCGACCCGAACATGCAGAACATCCCGGCTCGCGGAACCGGTAAGCAGGTTCGCAAGGCCTTTGTGCCAAGCCATAAGGACTGGATCATCTACAGTTCTGACTATTCCCAAATTGAACTGCGCGTGCTCGCCCACATTTCGGGGGATGAAAACATGCGTGAGGCCTTTCGTGAGGGCCGCGATATCCATGCCAACACCGCGATGAAGATTTTTAACCTGAAAAGTCCTGACGAGGTGACACCTGACATGCGGCGGCAGGCCAAGGCCACGAACTTCGGGATTGTTTACGGGATTTCCGACTTTGGTTTGGCCCGCAACATCGGGATTACCCGCACACAGGCCAAGCAGTTCATCGAAGGTTACTTCAACCAGTATCCAAAGGTTCACGAATACATGGATAAGATGGTCGAGGTCGCGAAGAAACAAGGCTATGTGGAGACCATTTTGCACCGCCGGCGGTACTTACATGACATCAATAGTCGCAACTTTAACCTGCGCAGTTTTGCCGAACGTACCGCGATGAACACGCCAATTCAGGGTAGCGCGGCCGACATTATTAAGATTGCGATGGTGCGCATGGACAAGGCGCTGAAGGATGCCAAACTGCAGGCCCGGATGTTGCTCCAGGTCCATGACGAACTGATCTTTGAAGCCCCAGCGAGTGAATTGGAAGAACTCAAGAAGCTCACGGCGAGCGTCATGGATTCAGCCATCAAACTTGCCGTGCCTCTGAAGGTTGATAGTCATGCCGGTGACAACTGGTTTGATGCGAAGTAGGAGGGATAGTCATGCCTGAATTACCGGAAGTTGAAACCGTTCGCCGCGGTCTAAAACAGCTAATTATCGGCAAAAAAATAGTCGGTGTTGATACTGATTGGGAAAAAATCATGAACGGCGGGCTCGACCTCTTTCGCGCCCAATTGATTGGGCACAGCTTTACTAGCATTGATCGGCGGGGCAAATACCTCTTATTGCGGCTGGATGGCGATTTGACGATTGTCAGCCACCTGCGTATGGAAGGCAAGTATGCGCTCATGACGGATAAGAACGAGCCCAAGCAGCGATTCCAGCACGTCTGGTTCACATTCAGTGATGGTAGCCAACTGCGTTACTATGATTCCCGCAAGTTTGGCCGGATGACGATTGTGCCAACGGGTCAGGAGTATGCGGAAATCAACGGGCTGGCGAAGATGGGACCGGAGCCGGTTGCGAGTGACTTCAAGGTGCCTGATTTCAAGGCGCGCTTGATGCGTCACAAGAAGGCGGTTAAGACCGTCCTGCTCGATCAGAATGTGGTCGCAGGAATCGGCAATATTTACGCCGATGAGACGCTCTGGATGAGTAAGATTCACCCAGAACAGGCAGCCAACACCTTGAGTGATGCTCAAATTCAAGTGTTACATGACAATATTATCAAGGAACTGGCGACCGCCATTAAGTTTAAGGGGACGACCGTGCATTCCTTCGTTGACGCGAACGGCGCCTCTGGTGGCTTTCAGAACAAGCTGGAGGTGTATGGCAAAAAGGGTGAGCCTTGCCCGCGCTGCGGAACCGCAATTGAAAAGATCAAGGTGAACGGCCGCGGCACGCATTTTTGCCCGCATTGCCAGGTCCGGACGGATATTTAACGAGGTGACGAGATGTCCTTTAAACTAGGAATTACAGGTGGCATTGGCACAGGCAAGTCGGCGGTCGTCGCTGACTTTAAAGAACTGGGCGCCGCTGTGCTCAGTGCGGATGATGTTGCGCGAGAGGTGATGGCAGCGGGTAGTCCCGTGCTGGCCCAATTGCGTAAAACGTTTGGCCCGCAAGTCATTGCGCCAAACGGTGGGGTGAATCGCGGGGTGCTTGGTCAGCTGATTTTTGCAGACCCGGCCAAGCGGCAACAGCTGAATCAGATCGTTCAACCACTGATTCGCAGCAAGTTTGAGGATGAGTTGACGCAGTTAGCGGCGCAACACGCATTTGTTGTTTGCGAGGTTCCTTTATTGTTTGAGGAGCACTACGAAAATCTATTTGATGCCGTGCTCGTCGTGGAGGCGCCGGCAGGGGTGCAGCAAGAGCGCGTGATGTCCCGCGATGGCTTGACCCGCGTGGCTGCAGAGCGGCGTATTGCGTCGCAAATGCCACTGGCTGACAAGCTCGAACGCGCCGATTACGCCATCAATACGGACGGTCCTGAGCAGCTACGTCAGATCCAGGTTCAACAACTCATGAATCATCTGGCGGAAAACTAGGATTTTTAGACGTTATTCGTTATAATCTAGTAAGTTAAGCGAGGAGGAATCAGCGGTGCAGTGTCCACATTGTCATCACAATAGCTCACGAGTGGTCGATTCACGGCCAACAGACGGCGGTGCGGCCATTCGGCGGCGGCGCGAATGTGAGAATTGCGGCTATCGATTTACAACATTTGAACGCGTTGAGCAGACGCCGCTCCTCGTCATCAAGAAGAACGGGACCCGTGAAGAGTTTAACCGCGAAAAGATTCTCCGTGGCCTCATCCGGGCATCTGAAAAGCGGCCGGTCACGATGGAGCAGATGCGCCACATTGTCGAGCAGGTTGAAAACAAACTGCGCGCGATTGGCGAAAACGAAGTGTCTAGTCAGACCATTGGGGAACAGGTCATGAGCCTGCTTGCCGACGTGGATGATGTGGCCTACATTCGTTTTGCCAGTGTTTACCGGCAGTTCAAGGATATGTCAGTGTTTATGAAAGAGCTCAAGGAAATGATGAACCGCGAGCACAAAGAATAAGCATGGCCAGCGGTTCGGAACGCCTAGCACTGGGTCCCGAACCGCTTTTACTTTACATATGCGTTAGGAGGCAAGCAGTATGCACCCAGTTGAATTTACACCGCAAAGCGACTACCTGGTGACCCGAGCGCAACTGCTGAGCGACTTGGATCGGCAAACGCTGGTTTATTTGTACCAGCCGCTCATTGGACCGGTTGCCAGCGCGCTGTATGAAACGCTGTGGACGCAGGTGAAGGTCCACCCGCAGTACACCCGCGACCGTGCACCACACAGTAAGCTACTCCAAACGTTAGGTTGCGATTTGGACGCACTGTATGACGCACGTGTGCATCTGGAAGCAGTGGGTCTCATGAAGACGTACACGCAGGTTGATCAGAGTCGGCATTATATTTATGAAATGTATTCGCCACTGCGACCGGCTGACTTTATTGCCGATGACTTGCTGGGCACTGCCTTGTATGATGCCGTTGGACCCGCTGAATTTGCGGAGCGGAGTGCCCAGTTTACGGTGACCCCCGTGCGGCGCCAAGATATGAAGGACCTCACTCGCGGCTTCATGGATGTCTATCATGTCGCGGGAAATGTCCTACAGACGCCAGAGGGGCTGACAGAAGCCCGCGAGCAGACACGGACGAAGGCGACACCATTGCCGCGCATTAGTAATGATGTCGTGGACTGGGAGCTCCTCGCACGGCTGTTAAGCAAGCAGAACTTGCGGGCGGAAGAGCTCAGTAGCAAACGTAGCCAGATTGCACAGATTGCCGGCTTTTACGGCATGACAACCAGTGAACTGGCTCGAACCTTGGCTCGCGCCATCGATGGGTTGACGGGAACGATTGACCTGCGGCGCTTGCAGGCAGAGGCCGACACCGAGTTTGCCCACCAGTCTGCACTGAAGAAGCAGGGGACTGCAGCGACGGTGAGTGAACCCGCAACCACGCGGGCGTCAGCACCCGCTACGCCGCTCTCGGCTGAAGAGACGGATTTGCTCAATCGTGCCAAGCGGATGAGTGTTGCCGAGTTCCTAGAGGCTGAGAAGACGAGCCACAGTGCGAACGCATTTGTTGCTCCGAACGAAACCCGTGCACTACGTCAATTGACTGGGCGCAATGTGTTTGATATCCCGACGATTAATATTTTGGTCGCTTATGTCCTCGAAGGCCGGACGAGCATTAATCAGTCCTTCCTCGATGCTATCGCCAACTCATGGATTCAAGCCGGGGTGAACAGCCCCGAGTCGGCGTTAGCACAGATTCGCGACTATAAAGCGGGCAGAACGTCTAACCAGAAAAAGCAGCAACGGAATACACCACGGCGGGGCCGCCGTGTCGAGAAGCAACCGGACTGGGCGGACAAGAATTACAAGGCACCCACGCGTGTGTTATCGCCCGCTGAGCAAAAACAGCTGAACGCGCGCATTGCGGCGCTCAGTAAGCCGAAAGATGATTCACAAAAGTAAGGAGTGATTGGTGTGCAAAACCTTTCCGCACAAATGCAGCAACTCATGAATCGCAGGGGCCGTGGCGCCGAGTTTAACCGCATGATGAGCCTGGTGCTCAAGGATACAGATGTCCAGGCATTTTTGAAAGCAAATGAGGCCGAGCTGGATGCGCATGCCGTTGAGCGCTCGGCGTCGCATTTGTATGAATTTTGCATGCAAAATGCCAAGGCGAAGCGTGGCGAGCCTACGATTGCACCGGGCTATGCACCACGTTTGCGCTTGAATGATCACTTGATTGATGTGGAGTACGTACCTAACCAGCAAATGATTGCCGAAAGCAAGGCGCGTGAGCAACGCGAGCTGGTAACCGCTGTTAGTATGCCCCGTGATATTAAGGACGCCACTTTGGCCGGCTATGAGCAGACACCCGAACGGATGAATGCGATTGTGGCTGCCGCTGATTTTGCGGAGGGGCTGGTTAAGGCGCCGAAGCAATTCCACCAGGGCTTGTATTTGTACGGGCCGTTCGGGGTTGGCAAGACCTACCTGCTAGGTGCTGTGGCGAACAACCTGGCCGAACACGGAATCGCGTCCACCTTATTGCACCTGCCAACCTTTGCTGTGCAGATGAAAGCTGCGATTTCCCAGGGTGCCGTTTTACCGAAAATTGAACAGGTGCAAGATGCGCCCGTGCTCATGCTGGATGATATTGGGGCAGAATCTTTTTCGCCTTGGTTCCGGGATGAAGTCCTCGGTGTAATTTTGCAGCACCGGATGGAAGAAGAGTTACCAACCTGCTTCTCCTCAAACAAGTCGATGGCTGATCTGACGGACTTTCTGGCGGGTCGTGACACGGGCAGTGATGAGGCGACGAAGGCCGAGCGCATTATGCAACGCGTGAAGTTTTTGAGCCGTGAAATCGTGTTGAACGGTGTAAATCGACGTGAAAACAAGGTCAATCATTAGAAAAGTGTTTGCAGTTCGTGAGCAGGTGTGGTTTAATAATGGCATCGAAGACGGAACAAAAGGTTTGCACAAGTCAGAGAGCGTGACCTAGGCTGAAAATCACGCATCCTGCTTACCGCACCACTTCCCGAGATTGCCAGCAATGGCCCTCGACTCTGGTTACGAGTGATTGAGAGGACAGACGTGTCATGCGTCTGCCAATCTGGGTGGAACCGCGAGCAAATCGTCCCTGATATCAAGCAATTGATATCAGGGATTTTTTTATGCCCGTCTTCATAAAATTGTTTATTAACACCGGTTACGGTGATTGAGGAAGGAAGATTATTATGGCATTATCTTTGACTTTTCCAGATGGCAGTGTCAAATCATTTGACGATGGCGCTTCAGCATTAGACGTTGCGAAGTCCATCAGTATTTCTTTGGGCAAGAAGGCACTGGCCGGCAAGCTGAACGGCAAGCTGGTTGACCTCGATGCCCCAATCAAGGCTGACGGCAAGATCGAAATCGTCACCAAGGACAGCAAGGACGGCCTCGCCGTTCTGCGTCACACCGCTGCCTTTGTTCTGGCTGATGCATTGAACCAGTTGTTCCCAGGCCTGCGCTTTGGTGAAGGTACTGCAACCGAAGACGGTTTCTTCTACGACACCGATAAGGATGACGGCCAGGTTGCCGTTACCGATTTGCCAGCAATCAAGTCCAAGATGCAGGAAATCATTAAGGCGGGTGGCCAGATTGAATCCGCCAGCATGAGTGCTGCGGATGCTAAGAAGCGCTACGCTAACGATAAGTTCAAGAGTCAGTTGGCTGATGAAGCCGGTGACCCAATCTCCGGCCACAAGTTGGGCGATTTCTTCGACTTCAACGAAGGTGCCTTGTTGCCTGACCTGAAGGAACTCAAGCACTTCGACCTGCTCTCCGTTGCCGGTGCTTACTGGGAAAGTAAGTCATCTAACCCAATGCTCCAACGTGTATACGGGACTGCCTACTTCAAGGCTGCTGACCTGGAAGATGACGCCAAGCGCCGCCAGGAAGCTAAGGAACGTGACCACCGTGTCATTGGCCGCGACCTCGACTTGTTCTTCGTTGACCCAGAGGTTGGTGCCGGGATGCCTTACTGGATGCCAAATGGTGCCACGATTCGCCGTACCATCGAGCGTTACATCGTTGACCGTGAAGTCGCTGACGGGTATGAACATGTTTACACTCCAGTTGCCGCTAACCTGAACCTGTACAAGACTTCAGGCCACTGGCAGCACTACCGTGAAGACATGTTCCCACCAATGGACATGGGTGAAGGCGAAATGCTTGAACTGCGTCCGATGAACTGCCCAAGCCACATTCAGATTTACAAGCACCACACACGTTCATACCGCGACTTGCCACTGCGCATCGCTGAACTGGGGATGATGCACCGTTACGAAAAGTCTGGTGCCTTGTCTGGCCTCCAGCGTGTTCGTGAAATGACCTTGAACGATGGGCACACCTTCGTGGCCCTCGACCAGGTTGAATCCGAATTCCAGAAGATCTTGAAGCTGATCTTGAGTGTTTACAAGGACTTTGATATCAACGACGTGACCTACCGTCTGTCCTACCGAGACCCTGCCAACACCGACAAGTACTTCGATGATGACGAAATGTGGGACCGCAGCCAGCACATGCTGAAGGCCGCCATGGATGACCTTGGCCTCGATTACTACGAAGCTGAAGGGGAAGCTGCTTTCTACGGTCCAAAGCTGGATATCCAGACTAAGACCGCGCTGGGCAACGAAGAAACCATGTCAACCATTCAGCTGGACTTCATGCTGCCAGATCGCTTCGACCTGACCTACGTGGGTAAAGATGGTGAAGACCACCGTCCAGTCATGATTCACCGTGGTGTTGTGGGGACGATGGAACGCTTCGTCGCTTACCTGACCGAAATCTACAAGGGTGCATTCCCAACCTGGCTCGCACCTACGCAGGTTGTCATGATTCCTGTTAAGAACGACTTGCACGAGGACTACGTAAACAACCTGAAGGACCAGATGGTTAAGGCCGGTCTGCGCGTTAAGGTTGACGACCGCAACGAAAAGATGGGTTACAAGATTCGTGAGGCCCAGACCAAGAAGGTACCATACACGGTCGTTGTTGGTGATGATGAACTGGCTTCCGGTAATGTCTCTGTCCGTCGCTACGGTGAGGACAAGGCATGGGAACAGAGCGCGCCAATGTTCATCAACGCGGTGAAGGCTGATGTGGCAAACTACTCACGTAAGGATGCACGTCAATAATCGTAAAGTAAATTCAGCTTATCTGTCTGGATATTAACTAATAACGTTATTAATTAATTATTCAGATTAATAAACTGAAACATTTATAAAAAGCTACAAACACTGTTGTTACAGTATTTGTAGCTTTTTTAATTTCACAAAAAACGTTACAAAAATAGTTAAAAATATGCTTTGGATTTGGCGGCCATCGTTTTATAATAATCATATCAAGAGGGACAGAG contains the following coding sequences:
- the thrS gene encoding threonine--tRNA ligase; amino-acid sequence: MALSLTFPDGSVKSFDDGASALDVAKSISISLGKKALAGKLNGKLVDLDAPIKADGKIEIVTKDSKDGLAVLRHTAAFVLADALNQLFPGLRFGEGTATEDGFFYDTDKDDGQVAVTDLPAIKSKMQEIIKAGGQIESASMSAADAKKRYANDKFKSQLADEAGDPISGHKLGDFFDFNEGALLPDLKELKHFDLLSVAGAYWESKSSNPMLQRVYGTAYFKAADLEDDAKRRQEAKERDHRVIGRDLDLFFVDPEVGAGMPYWMPNGATIRRTIERYIVDREVADGYEHVYTPVAANLNLYKTSGHWQHYREDMFPPMDMGEGEMLELRPMNCPSHIQIYKHHTRSYRDLPLRIAELGMMHRYEKSGALSGLQRVREMTLNDGHTFVALDQVESEFQKILKLILSVYKDFDINDVTYRLSYRDPANTDKYFDDDEMWDRSQHMLKAAMDDLGLDYYEAEGEAAFYGPKLDIQTKTALGNEETMSTIQLDFMLPDRFDLTYVGKDGEDHRPVMIHRGVVGTMERFVAYLTEIYKGAFPTWLAPTQVVMIPVKNDLHEDYVNNLKDQMVKAGLRVKVDDRNEKMGYKIREAQTKKVPYTVVVGDDELASGNVSVRRYGEDKAWEQSAPMFINAVKADVANYSRKDARQ